A single window of Xylocopilactobacillus apicola DNA harbors:
- a CDS encoding PAS domain-containing protein, whose product MEQIDLTTGSLNLSQLQNIFRIIPQEFDFIDEKDIIRWYSNNSERIFDREPSALNKHVLDVHPSKSADRIIKLLDQMHNGTVNEQVMVIPAKGKQIQISFYAVKDENEKYLGCIEVTQDVSHLVGKTKLGHMADLIKKRFSKGSS is encoded by the coding sequence ATGGAACAAATCGATTTAACAACTGGTAGTTTAAATTTAAGCCAATTGCAAAACATTTTTAGAATAATACCGCAGGAATTCGACTTTATTGACGAGAAAGATATTATTCGTTGGTACTCAAATAATTCCGAGCGCATTTTTGATCGAGAACCAAGCGCATTAAATAAACACGTCTTAGACGTTCATCCGTCTAAGAGTGCAGATCGAATTATCAAATTATTAGACCAAATGCATAATGGTACAGTAAACGAACAAGTCATGGTAATTCCCGCCAAAGGAAAACAAATTCAAATTAGTTTTTATGCCGTCAAGGACGAAAACGAAAAATATTTAGGATGTATTGAAGTAACTCAAGATGTATCTCATTTGGTTGGCAAAACCAAACTAGGACACATGGCTGATTTAATTAAAAAAAGATTCAGTAAAGGGTCATCTTGA
- a CDS encoding histidine phosphatase family protein gives MNTTIYLVRHGETTANVMGLVQGWCDFTLTEQGLLGAEYLGRGMKDITFSAAYSGDLTRQEKTAREALKYSGNAEVPLQITSDLREGNYGSYEGRKFPEIAQYYGYESFDVFLKSCGPLAQNKMQDFYYQADQKNLLNTNLPEAYRAESSAAVEKRMSNCISQIVKKEESAGGGNILVVSSGMSINLFLHQAKIPEYTGTTLKNDAVTKVVYQAEKFKLSGEIGSLEYFERGQEDLK, from the coding sequence ATGAATACAACAATATATTTGGTAAGACACGGCGAAACAACAGCTAACGTGATGGGACTCGTTCAGGGCTGGTGTGATTTCACCTTGACTGAACAAGGACTTTTGGGAGCTGAGTATTTGGGGCGCGGAATGAAAGATATAACTTTTAGCGCGGCTTATTCAGGTGATTTAACGCGGCAGGAGAAAACCGCCCGTGAAGCACTGAAATATTCCGGTAATGCAGAAGTGCCTCTTCAAATCACTTCTGATCTAAGAGAAGGAAATTACGGCAGCTACGAAGGCAGAAAATTTCCGGAAATTGCGCAATATTATGGTTACGAAAGTTTCGATGTATTTCTTAAATCGTGTGGCCCACTTGCCCAAAATAAGATGCAGGATTTTTACTATCAAGCAGATCAAAAAAATCTGCTCAATACCAACTTGCCCGAAGCGTATCGGGCAGAAAGTTCAGCGGCAGTTGAAAAACGAATGAGCAACTGCATAAGCCAGATCGTCAAAAAAGAAGAATCAGCTGGCGGCGGAAATATCCTAGTGGTTAGTTCAGGTATGTCAATTAATCTATTTTTGCATCAAGCAAAAATTCCCGAATATACTGGGACAACTCTTAAAAATGACGCTGTAACTAAAGTTGTTTATCAAGCAGAAAAATTTAAATTAAGTGGCGAAATTGGCTCGTTAGAATACTTCGAGCGCGGTCAGGAAGATTTAAAATGA
- a CDS encoding nucleoside transporter C-terminal domain-containing protein, producing the protein MGLVGIIVVLGLLYFFSFDRAKIDYKSIIYLFATEVVVLFIMVHTTVGDWVLKGLASSLNIITVSSKKGVDFVFGNIKNPQAASQFFLDVLLPLIFICALIEILQYLRILPFIIKYVGKVLKKLFHIDEINAFTILSYPLVSNGVFVPFKDQMQKMSDNQLFTLSIYTMSNTTLTMIASYMHIIKSQFIIIALILNLFTSIIVAKIVAPYDISTVDYEIKEANDNKKSLITRLIDSMNLGFRLAINISVSIIGFVGLITFINIIFKAICGHSLTAILGYVCAPVTFLMGVDLHSVISAGTVLATKTFTNIFVAINEINLNSVPLKTQAIVSVFLISFANLPNLGTTLGIMHTMTNEGKGEVVAKHALKLFLVAISVSIINGALVGIFYSF; encoded by the coding sequence ATGGGTTTAGTTGGAATTATTGTTGTTTTGGGACTTTTGTATTTTTTTAGTTTTGATCGAGCAAAAATCGATTATAAGTCAATCATTTATCTATTTGCAACTGAGGTTGTAGTACTGTTCATTATGGTGCATACAACTGTCGGTGACTGGGTCTTAAAAGGTCTTGCAAGCAGTTTAAACATTATTACTGTATCTAGCAAAAAAGGTGTTGATTTTGTTTTTGGTAATATAAAGAATCCGCAGGCAGCCTCACAGTTTTTCTTAGACGTGTTGCTACCATTAATTTTCATTTGTGCCTTAATTGAAATTCTACAATACCTCAGAATTCTCCCATTTATTATCAAATACGTGGGAAAAGTTTTGAAAAAGCTCTTTCACATTGATGAAATTAATGCCTTTACGATCCTGAGCTATCCGCTTGTCAGTAATGGCGTTTTCGTACCATTTAAGGATCAAATGCAAAAAATGAGTGACAACCAGCTGTTCACTCTTTCGATTTATACTATGTCGAACACAACCCTTACAATGATTGCTTCTTATATGCATATCATTAAGTCACAATTTATCATCATCGCTTTGATTTTAAATCTTTTCACTTCGATTATCGTAGCTAAAATTGTGGCTCCATATGATATCTCTACTGTCGATTACGAAATTAAAGAGGCTAATGATAATAAAAAATCATTAATTACTAGATTAATTGATAGCATGAATTTGGGCTTCCGTTTAGCAATCAATATATCAGTTTCAATCATTGGATTTGTCGGATTGATTACTTTTATTAATATCATTTTTAAAGCTATTTGCGGTCATTCACTCACTGCAATCTTAGGTTATGTTTGTGCTCCAGTAACTTTCTTGATGGGAGTCGATTTGCATTCAGTAATTAGTGCGGGTACGGTTCTAGCAACCAAAACTTTCACAAATATTTTCGTCGCCATCAATGAAATTAATTTAAATAGTGTCCCATTAAAAACTCAAGCGATCGTCAGCGTTTTCCTGATCTCATTTGCTAATCTGCCAAACTTAGGAACAACTCTTGGAATTATGCATACCATGACCAACGAAGGCAAAGGAGAGGTTGTCGCTAAACATGCGCTAAAGCTATTTTTAGTAGCAATTTCTGTCAGTATCATCAATGGTGCTTTGGTTGGGATTTTCTACTCATTTTAA
- a CDS encoding bifunctional metallophosphatase/5'-nucleotidase, producing MTEINILATTDVHGFIEENAGSSALAISKIKDQYSNALLIDNGDFFIGNPLTSYFSFQKNVSPLVDFANDCHYDIMAPGNHDFDHGLSYLEQQVQNLKADYLCCNVFKSTDQLVFKPWIIKEVADVKIGVIGVLTSGMSMISDYKIMNGLVVKDALTELQCNVKELRSKVDLLIVAYHGGIERDLATGRSTTYATGEDETYKLVSKISGIDGFICGHQHWINQGKVNNTAVIQCGYAGNCYGHLKFNMESGKPTEVTSKIVELAKLPSEQKTYYDSKSYQDWLKHPVDISKLQVFLKQKFGRCNLGIFLKLKGNSNQELIDSFPVPYSVRIYHLNASEYSNFIQQEWTIKEENHQADATDFLVLTNSYEVPEYRLEEEFVHNIFDQYLFYLQQRLGD from the coding sequence ATGACTGAAATCAATATCTTAGCAACAACAGACGTCCATGGATTTATTGAAGAAAATGCTGGCAGTTCAGCTTTGGCAATTTCAAAAATCAAAGATCAATACTCTAATGCTCTTTTGATCGACAATGGTGATTTTTTCATTGGCAATCCATTGACCTCATATTTTAGCTTCCAAAAAAACGTTTCACCGCTGGTGGATTTTGCCAATGATTGTCACTACGACATCATGGCTCCTGGAAACCATGACTTTGATCATGGGCTAAGCTATTTAGAGCAGCAAGTCCAAAATTTAAAAGCCGATTATTTATGCTGTAACGTTTTTAAGAGCACGGATCAACTAGTATTTAAACCTTGGATTATTAAAGAAGTTGCGGATGTAAAAATTGGGGTTATCGGGGTTTTGACCAGCGGCATGTCAATGATTAGTGATTATAAAATCATGAATGGTTTGGTTGTAAAAGATGCATTAACTGAACTCCAGTGCAACGTTAAAGAACTAAGATCAAAGGTTGATCTTTTAATTGTTGCCTATCATGGGGGGATTGAACGTGATTTAGCAACTGGCAGATCAACAACTTATGCCACCGGTGAAGATGAAACCTATAAATTGGTTAGCAAAATTTCTGGAATTGATGGATTTATTTGCGGCCATCAACACTGGATTAATCAAGGGAAAGTTAACAATACAGCGGTAATTCAATGCGGTTATGCTGGTAATTGTTACGGACACTTGAAGTTTAACATGGAATCCGGGAAACCAACGGAAGTTACTAGTAAAATTGTTGAGCTGGCAAAACTTCCTTCAGAGCAGAAAACGTATTATGATTCAAAATCATATCAGGATTGGTTAAAGCATCCGGTTGATATTTCAAAATTACAAGTTTTTCTCAAACAGAAATTTGGGCGCTGTAATTTAGGGATATTTTTAAAGCTTAAAGGCAACAGCAATCAAGAATTAATTGATTCATTTCCAGTTCCTTACAGCGTTAGAATTTATCACTTAAATGCCAGCGAATATTCCAATTTCATACAGCAAGAATGGACTATCAAGGAAGAAAATCACCAGGCTGATGCAACAGATTTTCTAGTTCTGACCAATTCGTATGAAGTACCTGAATACCGCTTGGAAGAAGAATTCGTTCATAATATTTTTGATCAATATTTATTTTATTTACAACAAAGATTAGGGGATTAA
- a CDS encoding amino acid ABC transporter ATP-binding/permease protein: MIKRMISFVRPLIPALCLSLLTGLAAESLQVIVAWFTGIIITTHFSWPDLWFILIVIVIGGICAFVEQYSGHYVAFKILATIRKLVYRKIQKLAPAGLDQKQSGDLLKTIGSDIEAMEIFYAHTIVPLFLGLIFLVGVSIIFALIAPIAGLIYLICGILIGIGLPLFKANKIADKNSELSKVQGQIQQDMFEAIRGRDILIQLDAVSKKLAAVRSNYQEEAIVSQQVGLLNWQKGWLKLIILIISWIITAAGLISFNYPLATVLPLLLAFPFAFKPVEALASLSDSLSKGFGAAKRVFALLDTPEPKSQNSGTLQIEQIQDLKIQNLNFSYPNRDVEVLKDVSLTLKQGQIGGIIGPSGSGKSTLVKLIMEWYPVSEDTISLNGTELNKIDHNSLWSQINYLTQEPQLFSDSIRQNLTLGDETFCDSDLWNILSEVQLTDLVKQLPKGLDEPLEALDLELSAGEAQRLALARALLHPSSFLILDEPTSNLDVLNEKIILYAIKKHYQGMVLMITHREESLSICDVVWKISNGQVKISR; encoded by the coding sequence ATGATCAAGCGAATGATTAGTTTTGTACGACCGCTAATCCCTGCCTTATGTTTAAGCCTTCTAACTGGTTTAGCAGCTGAATCATTGCAAGTAATCGTTGCGTGGTTTACTGGAATCATCATTACAACACACTTTTCCTGGCCTGATCTTTGGTTCATTTTAATCGTAATTGTGATTGGAGGGATATGCGCCTTTGTCGAACAATACAGCGGTCATTACGTTGCCTTTAAAATCCTCGCAACCATTCGAAAACTGGTCTATCGAAAAATCCAAAAACTGGCACCTGCTGGATTAGATCAAAAACAATCAGGCGATTTGTTAAAAACGATCGGCAGCGACATTGAAGCAATGGAAATTTTTTACGCTCATACAATTGTTCCTCTTTTCCTTGGACTTATTTTCTTGGTTGGAGTTTCGATTATCTTCGCACTTATTGCCCCAATTGCTGGGTTAATCTACCTAATCTGCGGTATTTTAATTGGCATTGGTTTACCGCTATTTAAAGCTAATAAAATAGCTGATAAAAATAGTGAATTAAGTAAAGTTCAGGGACAAATCCAACAAGATATGTTTGAAGCTATCCGTGGCCGGGATATTTTGATTCAATTAGATGCCGTGTCCAAAAAGTTAGCTGCTGTTCGATCTAATTATCAAGAAGAAGCTATAGTTAGCCAGCAAGTGGGTCTTTTAAATTGGCAGAAAGGTTGGCTGAAATTAATAATTCTTATCATTTCGTGGATTATAACTGCTGCAGGGCTAATTTCATTCAATTATCCCTTAGCAACTGTTCTGCCACTTTTATTGGCCTTTCCGTTTGCATTTAAACCGGTCGAAGCTCTAGCATCATTATCTGATTCATTAAGTAAAGGATTTGGCGCCGCAAAAAGGGTTTTCGCTTTATTAGACACCCCCGAACCAAAATCTCAAAACTCAGGCACTCTACAAATTGAACAGATTCAAGATCTTAAAATTCAAAATTTAAATTTTTCATATCCGAATCGCGATGTTGAAGTGCTCAAAGATGTTAGTTTGACCTTAAAACAAGGGCAAATTGGTGGAATTATTGGACCAAGTGGTAGCGGAAAATCAACTTTAGTAAAACTAATTATGGAGTGGTATCCCGTAAGTGAAGATACTATTTCGCTTAACGGAACTGAATTAAATAAAATCGATCACAACTCCTTATGGTCTCAAATTAATTATTTGACCCAAGAACCACAGCTTTTCTCGGATTCAATCCGCCAAAATTTAACTTTGGGTGATGAAACATTCTGTGATAGTGACCTTTGGAACATTTTGTCTGAGGTTCAACTAACTGATCTAGTAAAACAATTACCCAAAGGCTTGGACGAACCTCTTGAGGCACTTGACCTCGAATTATCAGCGGGTGAAGCACAACGTCTAGCATTAGCCCGAGCGTTACTTCATCCTTCCTCCTTTTTAATTCTCGATGAGCCTACAAGTAATTTAGATGTATTAAATGAGAAAATCATTCTTTATGCGATTAAGAAGCATTATCAGGGAATGGTTCTTATGATTACCCATCGGGAGGAGTCACTTAGCATTTGTGATGTCGTATGGAAAATTAGTAATGGTCAAGTAAAAATCAGCCGCTAA
- a CDS encoding ATP-binding cassette domain-containing protein: MIKRLFTYGHKGLKGALQQIISDWLMMVLPILTAAVVFFWYQTGHLNIVLTGILIAILLLMTFYFALPRTRSRINQWTSAAKQELRQEYLKGIFNPHSDPTAKLTAQTVINRDLQGIDRLDVFYNSVFPSFCAVTLTYLLLIILAIWWHSWVWILPIVCILLIGISMMLLQKISPKVNWEYMNGWLSMGNRFIDDLQGINTLVMYQADQRYQTSFNEKSEFFRQKTMDLLKYQLQSLLILNTLIFGTLAISSVMLWFDVQSSRISIPESLIMWVLMAELLTAERQLGYFVHIIISTKPAMTHIFKVIDQTQILPNQPTESDLISEIKLEQVTFAYPDKAALLKDANLDLKNGKLYGLVGHNGSGKSTLAEILRGQQKISAGKLQTFNKTQKVLPNQCLPNRIGYVSAQPYLFSGTIEENLTLGNGIEANWQQTLKNLGLCDFINDLPEGFATQVGEGGRLISPGQRQQIAFSRLILMNKDVYIFDEVTASIDEVNSQIILKAIKKLSTDKIVLLITHEWTIINQLDLIYFLNDQHFELGTVSDLDQSNKDFQKLMATQKMLEEKL; this comes from the coding sequence GTGATCAAAAGACTATTTACGTATGGCCACAAAGGCCTAAAAGGTGCTTTGCAGCAAATAATCAGTGATTGGTTAATGATGGTTTTACCAATATTAACTGCTGCGGTAGTGTTTTTTTGGTATCAAACGGGACATCTAAATATTGTCCTGACGGGCATTTTGATTGCAATTTTACTCTTAATGACTTTTTATTTTGCGTTGCCCCGCACCCGATCACGCATTAATCAATGGACTAGCGCCGCTAAACAGGAACTGCGTCAAGAATATCTCAAAGGTATTTTCAACCCCCATTCTGATCCAACGGCAAAATTAACCGCTCAAACGGTGATTAACCGTGACCTGCAGGGAATTGACCGTCTAGATGTATTTTATAATAGCGTCTTTCCGTCGTTTTGCGCAGTAACTTTAACATATTTATTATTAATAATTCTAGCTATTTGGTGGCATTCTTGGGTTTGGATTTTGCCAATTGTTTGTATTTTATTGATTGGCATCTCAATGATGTTACTGCAAAAAATCAGCCCGAAAGTTAACTGGGAATACATGAACGGTTGGCTTTCAATGGGGAATCGTTTTATTGATGATCTCCAAGGCATCAACACCTTAGTAATGTATCAAGCAGATCAACGTTATCAAACATCTTTTAATGAAAAATCCGAATTTTTTCGCCAGAAAACTATGGATTTGCTCAAATATCAGCTCCAGTCTTTATTAATATTAAATACTTTGATCTTCGGGACTCTAGCCATTAGTTCAGTTATGCTTTGGTTTGACGTGCAAAGTAGTCGAATATCAATCCCTGAATCATTAATCATGTGGGTTTTGATGGCAGAATTATTAACTGCAGAACGCCAACTAGGTTATTTCGTCCACATCATAATTTCTACCAAACCCGCAATGACCCATATTTTTAAAGTAATTGATCAAACCCAGATTCTGCCAAATCAACCCACTGAATCAGATCTAATCAGTGAAATCAAATTGGAGCAAGTGACATTTGCTTATCCCGATAAAGCAGCATTATTAAAAGATGCTAACCTTGATTTAAAAAACGGCAAACTTTATGGCTTGGTTGGTCATAATGGTAGTGGAAAAAGTACCTTAGCAGAAATTTTAAGAGGTCAACAAAAAATTTCTGCTGGTAAATTACAAACTTTTAATAAAACACAAAAAGTTCTGCCAAATCAATGCTTGCCTAATAGAATTGGCTACGTAAGTGCACAGCCTTACCTTTTTTCAGGTACGATTGAAGAAAATCTGACCTTGGGTAACGGAATTGAAGCTAACTGGCAACAAACCCTTAAAAACTTAGGCTTATGTGATTTTATTAACGATTTGCCGGAAGGATTTGCAACCCAAGTTGGAGAAGGAGGGCGGCTTATTTCTCCCGGACAGCGCCAACAGATTGCTTTTTCTCGATTGATTTTAATGAATAAAGATGTTTATATTTTCGACGAAGTGACCGCTAGTATCGATGAAGTTAACAGTCAAATCATTTTGAAAGCCATTAAGAAACTTTCAACCGATAAAATCGTACTCTTAATTACTCACGAGTGGACAATTATTAATCAACTTGATTTGATTTATTTCCTAAACGATCAGCATTTTGAGCTTGGTACTGTATCTGATTTAGATCAAAGCAATAAAGATTTCCAAAAATTGATGGCAACTCAAAAGATGTTGGAGGAAAAATTATGA
- a CDS encoding C40 family peptidase, with product MKKKTLLLLAFLTTTLSLGVNQHQVNAAIEQGIVTINYVPGYGIELWQGYGEQRVSTGRKLADGTAWKYTAVRQAQGSTWYQVANDQWISSDQGATPTEVEVTNSGVAKINYVPGYSIAVWDNYGSAHQTTGQFLKHGTSWKFSQKVIDSNGDAWYQVGNRQWISGAYTKVTNEFFDANAAKVWDPNFATLKVTKNSPIYTNSNFYAAGAYRANAGALVEVCSTVLNGNTIWYELSDGGWLPSSVVTPISTQRSRLILNGKTKDQAINEVIATAKQQLGKPYVWDGKGPNGFDCSGLMEYVFQHVTGQNIGSWTVPQESSGVKVTLDQLQAGDLIFWGAPGATYHVGLYLGNNQYLNALRPGTKIKIDQISASFNPSFGVRIFP from the coding sequence ATGAAAAAGAAAACACTATTACTACTAGCATTTCTAACAACAACTTTGTCGCTTGGGGTTAATCAACATCAAGTAAACGCCGCAATTGAACAGGGTATAGTAACTATTAACTATGTCCCAGGATATGGAATTGAACTGTGGCAAGGTTATGGAGAACAACGCGTATCCACTGGTAGAAAATTAGCTGATGGAACTGCTTGGAAATATACTGCCGTACGGCAAGCTCAGGGATCCACATGGTATCAAGTTGCTAATGATCAATGGATTTCAAGTGATCAAGGAGCAACTCCAACTGAAGTTGAAGTAACTAATTCAGGAGTTGCTAAAATCAATTACGTTCCAGGTTATAGCATTGCAGTCTGGGATAATTATGGCAGTGCTCATCAGACGACTGGTCAGTTTCTAAAACACGGCACCTCATGGAAATTTTCCCAAAAAGTCATCGATAGTAATGGCGATGCCTGGTATCAAGTAGGAAATCGTCAATGGATTTCAGGTGCCTATACTAAAGTTACAAATGAATTTTTTGATGCAAATGCCGCAAAAGTCTGGGATCCCAATTTTGCAACACTTAAAGTCACTAAAAATTCGCCCATTTATACAAATAGCAATTTTTATGCAGCTGGCGCTTACCGCGCCAATGCCGGTGCTTTAGTTGAAGTTTGTTCAACCGTTTTAAATGGAAACACAATTTGGTATGAATTAAGCGACGGAGGTTGGCTTCCATCAAGTGTTGTAACACCGATCTCTACTCAACGTTCAAGACTTATTTTAAATGGAAAAACAAAAGATCAGGCAATTAACGAAGTGATTGCAACAGCTAAGCAGCAATTGGGTAAACCATACGTTTGGGATGGTAAAGGACCAAATGGTTTTGACTGTTCTGGTTTAATGGAATACGTTTTTCAACATGTTACAGGTCAAAACATCGGTTCTTGGACCGTGCCGCAGGAGTCCTCTGGAGTTAAAGTAACGCTTGATCAACTTCAAGCGGGGGATCTTATATTCTGGGGAGCACCAGGCGCTACTTATCATGTTGGATTGTATTTAGGTAACAATCAATATCTCAATGCTTTACGTCCTGGAACCAAGATCAAAATCGATCAAATTTCCGCTAGTTTTAATCCTTCATTTGGCGTAAGGATTTTTCCTTAA
- a CDS encoding Y-family DNA polymerase, which translates to MYDYSKEPHRVIFVIDSKSFYASVEAVDHHKNPLLDPVIVVSKGDNIGGGGLVLATSPMAKKLFGLKTNVSRLKDIPKDPRLFIYPPRMNRYITKNLEINHIFNHYVCDEDLHPYSIDESILDLTNSWRLYGQTISEVAHKIQQEVKEKTGIYTTIGIGDNPTQAKIALDLYAKKNPSFLGEIHYETIETFLWPIDDLASVWSIGKKTAQKLNNLGIYTLKDLAHFDPYLLQQKMGVIGAQLYALSWGIDRSVLKENLVPKSKSIGNSQVLPYDYTTLNDLRIVFRELADQVATRIRKQGYFTGCIAIYFNDQVKGVSKQKKIEPTNLSLTLADEVEKLVKDSWTGQTVRQISLYCTDLTRSNAAQGNLFLSKTQQDKEATLENSVDEIRKKFGFTKLVHTASLKKGGTAIKRAGLVGGHAGGNSYE; encoded by the coding sequence ATGTACGATTATTCAAAAGAACCGCATCGTGTGATTTTTGTCATTGATTCCAAGTCTTTTTATGCAAGTGTTGAAGCAGTAGATCACCATAAAAATCCTTTGTTAGATCCGGTTATTGTTGTTTCAAAAGGTGATAACATCGGTGGCGGGGGCTTAGTTTTGGCTACTAGTCCAATGGCAAAAAAGCTGTTTGGCTTAAAAACGAACGTTTCGCGCCTTAAAGATATTCCAAAAGATCCGCGTTTATTCATTTACCCTCCCCGGATGAATCGCTACATTACTAAGAATTTGGAAATCAATCATATTTTTAACCACTACGTTTGCGATGAGGATCTTCATCCTTACTCAATTGATGAAAGTATTCTTGATCTAACTAATTCTTGGCGGCTTTATGGCCAAACGATTAGTGAGGTTGCCCATAAAATTCAACAGGAAGTTAAAGAAAAAACTGGAATTTACACGACAATTGGGATTGGTGACAATCCGACTCAAGCTAAGATTGCCCTTGATCTTTATGCTAAGAAAAATCCTTCTTTTTTAGGTGAAATTCATTATGAAACTATCGAAACTTTTCTTTGGCCAATTGACGATTTGGCAAGTGTTTGGAGTATCGGAAAGAAAACAGCTCAGAAATTAAATAATTTGGGAATTTACACATTAAAAGATCTAGCTCATTTCGATCCTTATTTATTGCAACAAAAAATGGGTGTTATTGGCGCCCAACTCTACGCTTTATCATGGGGAATTGATCGTTCTGTGCTTAAAGAAAATCTTGTTCCTAAATCTAAAAGTATCGGTAATTCACAAGTTTTGCCTTATGACTATACGACATTAAATGATTTACGCATCGTTTTTCGTGAGTTAGCTGACCAAGTTGCGACCCGTATTCGTAAACAAGGATATTTTACTGGTTGTATTGCAATTTATTTTAATGATCAAGTTAAAGGAGTTTCCAAGCAAAAGAAGATTGAACCTACTAATCTCTCTTTGACTTTAGCTGATGAAGTAGAAAAATTGGTCAAAGATTCTTGGACGGGTCAGACAGTTCGTCAAATTTCACTTTATTGTACCGATTTAACTAGATCAAATGCAGCACAGGGCAATTTATTTCTTTCCAAGACGCAACAAGATAAGGAAGCAACCCTTGAAAATAGCGTCGACGAAATTAGGAAAAAATTTGGTTTTACTAAATTGGTTCACACCGCTTCTTTAAAAAAAGGAGGTACAGCAATTAAACGAGCTGGACTTGTTGGAGGTCATGCAGGGGGAAATTCGTATGAATAA
- a CDS encoding DUF3862 domain-containing protein — protein sequence MNQKKDHQNKTWIIIVAIVVALVIIFGVVKINSKKSNQGTSASKSSVTKVSSKTTSKVSSTKSKSDVQSTVKNGKLLKKEPTMKDFNKISVADTNNKGSKGTTLSEAKKLLGEPTTLTENKTKDVSSSFANWTYNRKSPTDSISLSVTFTNDQAVSKGIVGFKVKRDKKITLSAFNEIKEHATYEEVVKALGEPNGITDSLSNKKSSRTAIYSSDLDANEDKPRVDFVFSDNKLLSKNQIGLK from the coding sequence TTGAATCAAAAAAAGGATCATCAAAATAAAACTTGGATTATTATTGTTGCAATTGTCGTCGCACTAGTTATTATTTTTGGAGTAGTGAAAATTAACAGCAAGAAAAGTAATCAGGGAACAAGTGCTAGTAAGAGTTCTGTTACCAAAGTATCTAGTAAAACTACTTCTAAGGTAAGCTCTACCAAATCTAAATCTGATGTTCAATCTACTGTCAAAAATGGGAAATTATTAAAAAAAGAACCAACGATGAAAGATTTTAATAAAATTTCCGTTGCAGACACGAACAATAAGGGCAGCAAAGGAACAACTTTAAGTGAAGCCAAAAAATTGTTAGGAGAACCAACAACCCTAACTGAAAATAAAACAAAAGATGTTAGCTCTTCTTTTGCAAATTGGACTTATAATCGGAAATCTCCAACCGACAGTATTAGTTTAAGTGTTACTTTTACTAATGATCAAGCCGTTTCTAAAGGCATTGTCGGTTTTAAGGTCAAACGAGACAAAAAAATCACCTTAAGTGCTTTTAATGAAATCAAAGAGCATGCAACTTATGAAGAAGTGGTAAAAGCTTTAGGTGAACCAAATGGAATCACTGATAGCTTATCTAACAAGAAGTCATCTCGCACGGCGATCTACAGTTCAGATCTTGATGCAAATGAAGATAAGCCACGGGTAGATTTTGTATTTTCTGATAATAAGTTACTTTCAAAAAATCAAATTGGATTAAAATAA